A window of the Streptomyces griseochromogenes genome harbors these coding sequences:
- a CDS encoding ABC transporter ATP-binding protein, with product MATVTFDKATRIYPGSTKPAVDQLDIAIEDGEFLVLVGPSGCGKSTSLRMLAGLEDVNGGAIRIGDRDVTHLPPKDRDIAMVFQNYALYPHMTVADNMGFALKIAGVNKAEIRQKVEEAAKILDLTEYLDRKPKALSGGQRQRVAMGRAIVREPQVFLMDEPLSNLDAKLRVSTRTQIASLQRRLGITTVYVTHDQVEAMTMGDRVAVLKDGLLQQVDSPRNMYDKPANLFVAGFIGSPAMNLVEVPVTDGGVKFGNSVVPVNRDALKAATDKGDRTVTVGVRPEHFDVVELGGGAAASLSKDSEDAPAGLAVSVNVVEELGADGYVYGTAEVSGEVKDLVVRVNGRQVPEKGSTLHVVPRPGETHVFSTSTGERLSD from the coding sequence ATGGCCACTGTCACGTTCGACAAGGCGACCCGGATCTACCCGGGTTCCACCAAGCCCGCCGTCGACCAGCTCGACATCGCGATCGAGGACGGCGAGTTCCTCGTCCTGGTCGGCCCGTCCGGCTGCGGAAAGTCCACCTCCCTGCGCATGCTCGCGGGCCTGGAGGACGTCAACGGCGGCGCCATCCGCATCGGTGACCGCGACGTCACGCACCTGCCGCCCAAGGACCGGGACATCGCCATGGTGTTCCAGAACTACGCGCTCTACCCGCACATGACGGTCGCCGACAACATGGGCTTCGCGCTCAAGATCGCCGGCGTCAACAAGGCGGAGATCCGGCAGAAGGTCGAGGAGGCCGCGAAGATCCTCGACCTCACCGAGTACCTGGACCGCAAGCCGAAGGCCCTCTCCGGCGGTCAGCGCCAGCGTGTCGCGATGGGCCGCGCGATCGTCCGCGAGCCCCAGGTCTTCCTCATGGACGAGCCGCTGTCCAACCTGGACGCCAAGCTGCGTGTGTCGACGCGTACGCAGATCGCGTCCCTCCAGCGCCGCCTCGGCATCACCACCGTCTACGTCACCCACGACCAGGTCGAGGCCATGACCATGGGCGACCGGGTGGCCGTGCTCAAGGACGGCCTGCTCCAGCAGGTCGACTCGCCGCGGAACATGTACGACAAGCCCGCGAACCTCTTCGTCGCCGGCTTCATCGGCTCCCCGGCCATGAACCTGGTCGAGGTCCCGGTCACCGACGGCGGCGTGAAGTTCGGCAACAGCGTCGTCCCCGTCAACCGGGACGCCCTGAAGGCCGCCACCGACAAGGGTGACCGCACGGTGACCGTGGGTGTCCGGCCCGAGCACTTCGACGTGGTCGAGCTGGGCGGCGGTGCCGCCGCGTCCCTCTCCAAGGACAGCGAGGACGCCCCGGCCGGTCTCGCGGTCTCCGTGAACGTGGTCGAGGAGCTGGGCGCCGACGGCTACGTCTACGGCACCGCCGAGGTCAGCGGCGAGGTCAAGGACCTGGTCGTCCGGGTCAACGGCCGCCAGGTGCCGGAGAAGGGCTCCACCCTGCACGTCGTGCCGCGGCCGGGCGAGACCCACGTCTTCTCGACCTCCACGGGCGAGCGACTCTCCGACTGA